In the Candidatus Bathyarchaeota archaeon genome, one interval contains:
- a CDS encoding Zn-ribbon domain-containing OB-fold protein, with translation MSFDKFGKMSYVSETKVADFVKYLEEGKIMATRCIRCGKLYFPPRADCPDDLSVDMTWQELSGRCKLLTYTTAHFAPVGFKDDLPYTLALAQCEEGVKVFALFSKDLNENEIHIGMDLRLTPLPLPNGRITYELKKV, from the coding sequence GTGAGTTTTGACAAATTTGGGAAGATGAGTTACGTTTCAGAGACTAAGGTAGCGGATTTTGTGAAGTATTTAGAGGAAGGGAAGATCATGGCAACTAGGTGCATTAGATGCGGGAAGCTCTACTTTCCTCCTAGGGCTGATTGTCCGGACGATCTGTCAGTGGATATGACTTGGCAGGAGTTAAGTGGAAGATGTAAGCTGCTCACATACACTACGGCTCATTTCGCACCGGTCGGCTTCAAGGATGATTTACCTTATACCCTTGCCCTAGCACAATGTGAAGAAGGCGTGAAAGTATTTGCGCTTTTCAGCAAAGACTTAAATGAAAACGAAATCCACATCGGCATGGATCTCAGACTCACGCCACTGCCGTTACCCAATGGCAGAATCACCTACGAGCTAAAAAAGGTATGA
- a CDS encoding LLM class flavin-dependent oxidoreductase — MSAHGSIKFGVEGPNYPWEAIRDTALLAEKIGFDSFWMPDHLVATGVKRWDALHAWSTLCSLAVQTKRIKLATGVSDTHRHHPAALAQMAATCDVLSDGRAILGIGIGEAMNLVPFGIPYDKPVGRTIEAIQIIRRLFTEDFVDFKGKYYELEKGFLRPRPAVPISETKYRSTVPIFIAASSPRTMKVTARYGDGWLPANLVPEEYKNNLEKIRATAKKYERDPSSIEPAHFMYVVVAKDAETARKAMMLTGKMMLLSRPRILEKIGFQPPTYDFEMTFKLVFPRDGKSWLAKSMELPDEVVEKSPFLFGTPDDVIDKLDKFVKAGCRHFVMNFQVSPRILKETCQLFAEKVLPHFKEK, encoded by the coding sequence ATGAGCGCACATGGATCAATAAAGTTCGGCGTTGAAGGCCCTAACTATCCTTGGGAAGCCATACGCGATACTGCCTTGTTGGCAGAGAAAATCGGATTCGACTCCTTTTGGATGCCTGATCACCTAGTGGCTACCGGGGTTAAGCGTTGGGATGCTCTACACGCTTGGAGCACCCTTTGTTCCCTTGCAGTGCAAACAAAAAGAATCAAGCTGGCTACTGGTGTGAGCGACACACACCGGCATCATCCTGCTGCTTTAGCTCAAATGGCAGCAACTTGTGATGTCTTATCAGACGGCCGGGCAATACTTGGGATAGGCATAGGTGAGGCAATGAACCTGGTGCCTTTTGGCATCCCTTACGACAAGCCGGTGGGAAGAACGATTGAGGCTATCCAGATTATCCGAAGATTGTTTACAGAGGATTTTGTTGATTTCAAAGGAAAGTACTACGAGCTAGAGAAAGGCTTCCTACGGCCTAGACCCGCGGTGCCAATTTCAGAAACCAAGTATCGGTCTACTGTTCCAATTTTCATTGCTGCAAGTTCGCCTAGAACTATGAAGGTAACAGCTCGATACGGCGACGGATGGCTGCCTGCAAACTTAGTGCCTGAAGAGTACAAAAATAACCTCGAAAAGATACGAGCAACAGCAAAAAAGTATGAGCGAGATCCTTCGAGTATAGAGCCTGCTCATTTCATGTACGTAGTAGTTGCTAAGGACGCAGAGACCGCTAGGAAGGCTATGATGTTGACTGGTAAGATGATGTTACTGTCAAGACCGAGGATACTTGAAAAGATCGGGTTCCAACCTCCTACCTATGACTTTGAAATGACGTTTAAACTTGTTTTTCCAAGGGATGGGAAATCTTGGCTGGCGAAGTCTATGGAGTTACCGGATGAGGTTGTTGAAAAGTCACCCTTCCTCTTTGGGACGCCTGATGATGTCATAGACAAACTTGACAAATTTGTTAAAGCTGGTTGTCGTCACTTTGTGATGAATTTTCAGGTCTCACCAAGGATTCTGAAGGAGACCTGCCAGCTTTTCGCGGAAAAAGTCTTACCCCACTTCAAGGAGAAGTAA
- a CDS encoding thiolase domain-containing protein — protein MSVAIVGVGQTPFRRSCGINIRELCFKAFRDALEDINLAPKEIDASIICSAPEYDKQRSPAGLISEYLGLTPKPTFYAESICSSSSTGVKVGYGFIKSKLHDIVAIIGFQKMSEISSAEVQERMGRGADIQWESPFGAMMPAGYAMFAHAHMQEYGTTEEQLAKVKVKSSKYSFSNPLAMYRRVITLEECLKARVIASPLKMFDCCANADGASCVIMASEEKAKKITDTPVWVAGIGAASDTLSTTARTNLNGLTCAIDAGTQAYKMAHIEPEDVDVAEVHDCFTIAEIMAYENLGFCKPGEGGKLIEESQTYIGGKIPVNVDGGLLSKGHPIGATGGSQIRTIVFQLQGRAGKTQVDGAEVGLVHNIGGIGLYGNVTILRR, from the coding sequence ATGAGCGTTGCAATAGTCGGAGTGGGGCAAACCCCGTTTCGTAGAAGTTGTGGGATAAACATCCGAGAGTTATGCTTCAAGGCTTTCAGGGACGCTCTAGAAGACATCAATCTCGCGCCTAAGGAAATAGACGCCTCTATAATTTGCTCCGCTCCAGAGTATGATAAACAGAGAAGCCCGGCAGGGCTGATATCTGAATATCTCGGTCTAACCCCCAAGCCAACATTTTACGCCGAGTCTATTTGTTCTTCAAGCAGTACTGGAGTAAAAGTCGGGTACGGCTTCATAAAATCCAAACTTCACGACATAGTTGCAATAATTGGTTTCCAAAAGATGTCAGAAATATCCTCAGCAGAGGTGCAAGAACGGATGGGTAGAGGTGCAGACATCCAGTGGGAGTCACCTTTCGGCGCCATGATGCCGGCTGGTTATGCAATGTTTGCCCACGCCCATATGCAAGAATATGGAACCACCGAAGAGCAACTGGCGAAGGTTAAGGTTAAAAGCAGTAAATACTCGTTCTCAAACCCTCTGGCCATGTATCGAAGAGTGATAACATTGGAAGAATGTTTGAAAGCCAGAGTTATAGCAAGCCCGCTAAAGATGTTTGATTGTTGCGCAAACGCCGATGGTGCTTCATGCGTGATTATGGCAAGTGAAGAAAAAGCCAAGAAGATAACGGACACCCCAGTTTGGGTGGCAGGAATAGGCGCTGCAAGCGACACCTTGTCCACCACAGCTAGAACCAATTTGAACGGTCTTACCTGCGCGATAGATGCTGGAACGCAGGCCTACAAGATGGCTCATATAGAACCCGAGGATGTGGATGTGGCGGAAGTGCATGACTGTTTTACGATAGCCGAGATAATGGCATATGAAAACCTTGGGTTTTGCAAACCTGGCGAGGGTGGCAAGTTAATAGAAGAATCGCAAACGTACATAGGGGGCAAAATCCCTGTGAATGTGGACGGAGGATTGCTATCCAAGGGGCATCCGATAGGTGCAACCGGGGGTTCACAGATCAGAACGATTGTGTTCCAGCTCCAAGGGAGAGCTGGAAAAACCCAAGTAGACGGTGCTGAGGTCGGCCTAGTTCATAACATTGGGGGGATTGGGTTGTACGGAAATGTGACGATACTGCGAAGGTGA